One genomic region from Anabaena sp. PCC 7108 encodes:
- a CDS encoding type II toxin-antitoxin system HigB family toxin translates to MHVITRKRLNEFAKIHPDTKNALAQWYQLVKEKEFTSFVELREMFPSADQVGKLTVFNIGGNKIRLIAAIHYNRQKIYIRAVLTHPEYDQGKWKE, encoded by the coding sequence ATGCACGTTATTACTCGTAAACGGCTGAATGAATTTGCTAAAATCCATCCAGACACAAAAAATGCTCTAGCTCAGTGGTATCAATTAGTGAAGGAAAAGGAATTTACCTCATTTGTAGAACTCCGGGAAATGTTTCCATCAGCAGATCAAGTTGGTAAATTAACAGTATTTAATATTGGTGGTAACAAAATTAGACTTATTGCTGCAATTCACTACAACCGCCAAAAAATCTATATTCGTGCTGTGTTAACTCATCCAGAATACGATCAAGGAAAATGGAAAGAATAA
- a CDS encoding type II toxin-antitoxin system Phd/YefM family antitoxin, with protein sequence METVNIHQAKTNLSRLLSRVEHGEEIIISNRGVPVAKLVPFSVSSHRRDSLGQDRGKFVIPEDFNAPLPEDILAAFEGNEE encoded by the coding sequence GTGGAAACCGTAAATATCCATCAAGCTAAAACCAACCTTTCACGCCTATTATCCCGTGTAGAACATGGAGAAGAGATTATTATATCTAACCGGGGTGTTCCCGTCGCTAAGTTAGTTCCGTTTAGTGTTTCGTCTCACCGCAGAGATAGTTTAGGACAAGATCGAGGAAAATTTGTAATTCCAGAAGACTTTAATGCACCTTTACCAGAGGACATTTTAGCCGCGTTTGAGGGGAATGAGGAGTGA
- a CDS encoding transposase: MSNYRRIIIPGTTYFFTQVTYQRIPWLCTDIGRETLRKGLQRVQKLYPFSIDAIVLLPNHFHCIWTLPNGDSNYPVRWRYLKSFVTRSCGHKLQLTAEISLSSKKRQEKNLWQRRYWEHLIKDEKDFSNHCDYIHYNPVKHGLCQSPQNWKFSSFHRFVQQGIYSQDWGTNESLNIPENIGHE, translated from the coding sequence ATGTCTAACTATCGCAGAATAATCATACCAGGTACAACTTATTTTTTTACCCAAGTAACCTATCAACGTATACCTTGGTTATGCACTGATATTGGACGGGAAACCTTACGCAAAGGTTTACAAAGAGTACAAAAATTATATCCATTTTCTATTGATGCAATTGTACTTTTACCCAATCATTTTCATTGCATTTGGACTCTTCCTAACGGTGATAGTAACTATCCCGTTCGTTGGCGTTATTTAAAAAGTTTTGTCACTCGTAGTTGTGGTCATAAATTACAACTTACAGCAGAAATTAGCTTGTCTAGCAAAAAGCGTCAAGAAAAGAATTTATGGCAAAGACGCTATTGGGAACATTTAATAAAAGATGAAAAAGATTTTAGTAATCACTGTGATTACATTCATTATAATCCTGTGAAACATGGGTTATGTCAATCACCCCAAAATTGGAAGTTTTCCAGTTTTCATCGTTTTGTTCAGCAAGGAATTTATTCTCAAGATTGGGGTACAAATGAATCTCTTAATATTCCTGAAAATATCGGACATGAATAA
- a CDS encoding type II toxin-antitoxin system VapC family toxin, whose translation MRLLLDTQCFLWWFAEPERLNEEAISHIADESNELWLSVASVWEMGIKVAISKLALPEPLDSYISSRMMKLGVKSLEITTSHALRTVALPLHHRDPFDRMLIAQAQMESMTLVTADSMFKEYQDTVILWAGNKG comes from the coding sequence GTGAGACTTTTACTGGATACACAGTGTTTTTTATGGTGGTTTGCTGAACCTGAGCGTTTGAATGAAGAGGCTATTTCACATATTGCTGATGAAAGCAATGAACTATGGCTTTCTGTTGCTAGTGTGTGGGAAATGGGGATAAAAGTTGCAATTAGCAAGTTAGCATTACCAGAACCACTGGATAGTTACATTTCTAGCCGCATGATGAAATTGGGGGTGAAATCTTTGGAAATTACAACTTCCCATGCACTCAGAACCGTTGCGTTACCTTTGCATCATCGAGATCCTTTCGACAGAATGCTCATTGCACAAGCACAGATGGAAAGTATGACGCTTGTGACTGCGGATTCAATGTTTAAAGAGTATCAAGATACTGTTATTCTTTGGGCTGGGAATAAAGGTTAG
- a CDS encoding slipin family protein: protein MWRTFYIKPNEIGILYHRSDFKKVLQPGEYTYFGRHWQIKTYDLNEPEAEIENLELLLRNHGTELQKHLLIVKTAFNEAALVRLGQNWISIAPNQLRAFWRGFIEVESHLFNLEANWELPNSFVQQLRSVALNGLKKFQIFEYEVGLLYLQNNFIRPLEPGEYAFWSINKDVIVRSISRIIPNPDFPLEDILIEKHPDFVAAYCENVQLLPSQVAIVRYRGKVISILPPTSRKLFWQGVQVEIIDISTDAKLPPALISELVEGTTEVKALSRNYVHICQVPPQHIGLLYINQEFQTQLQPGLNAWWSFGRSWQTETIDLRLQNMEVSGQEILSKDKVPLRLNLTAGFRIQDILKAKNGLSDITGFLYKELQFALRGAVGERTLDALLEDKGSIDRSISEYIRQKAADYGIEVDSVGVKDIILPGEIKAILSKVVEAEKAAQANVVRRREETAATRSMLNTAKVMEDNPVALRLKELEVLERIAEKIDRIQVNGSLDSILTDLIRMNPQS, encoded by the coding sequence ATGTGGCGAACATTTTATATCAAACCTAACGAAATCGGCATTTTATATCACCGCAGCGACTTTAAGAAAGTTTTACAACCTGGTGAATATACATATTTTGGTCGTCATTGGCAAATTAAAACTTATGATCTCAACGAACCAGAAGCGGAAATTGAAAATCTAGAATTATTATTGCGAAATCATGGAACTGAATTGCAAAAACATTTATTAATTGTCAAAACTGCATTTAATGAAGCTGCTTTAGTCCGTTTGGGTCAGAATTGGATAAGCATTGCTCCTAATCAATTACGAGCTTTTTGGCGTGGTTTTATAGAAGTAGAATCTCATCTTTTTAACTTAGAAGCAAACTGGGAATTACCTAATTCTTTTGTCCAGCAATTGCGTTCAGTCGCATTAAATGGATTAAAGAAATTCCAAATCTTTGAATATGAGGTTGGTCTACTATATCTCCAAAATAATTTTATTCGACCTTTAGAACCAGGAGAGTATGCTTTTTGGTCAATAAATAAAGATGTGATAGTACGGAGTATCAGCAGAATTATCCCCAATCCAGATTTTCCTTTAGAAGATATACTAATTGAAAAACATCCAGATTTTGTTGCAGCTTATTGTGAAAATGTGCAATTACTACCTTCACAAGTTGCAATTGTCCGATATAGGGGGAAAGTGATTTCTATTTTACCACCCACAAGCCGGAAGCTATTTTGGCAAGGTGTCCAAGTAGAAATTATTGATATTAGCACAGATGCAAAATTACCACCTGCGTTAATTTCTGAATTAGTAGAAGGAACAACCGAAGTAAAAGCACTAAGTCGGAACTATGTACATATTTGTCAAGTTCCTCCCCAACATATCGGACTATTATATATTAATCAGGAATTTCAAACCCAATTACAACCAGGATTAAATGCTTGGTGGTCATTTGGACGTTCTTGGCAAACGGAAACTATTGACCTGCGATTGCAAAATATGGAAGTATCTGGTCAAGAAATCCTCTCCAAAGATAAAGTCCCATTGCGGTTAAATTTAACTGCTGGTTTCCGCATTCAAGACATATTAAAAGCGAAAAATGGCTTATCAGATATTACTGGATTCTTATATAAAGAGTTGCAATTTGCCTTGCGTGGTGCGGTAGGAGAAAGAACATTAGATGCTTTATTAGAAGATAAAGGATCAATTGATAGAAGTATCTCTGAATATATTCGTCAAAAAGCCGCAGATTATGGAATTGAAGTAGATTCTGTAGGTGTGAAAGATATTATTTTACCTGGGGAAATTAAGGCTATTTTGAGTAAGGTTGTGGAAGCTGAAAAAGCTGCTCAAGCAAATGTTGTCAGACGCAGAGAAGAGACTGCTGCTACTCGGAGTATGTTGAATACTGCTAAGGTAATGGAAGATAATCCAGTTGCATTAAGATTGAAGGAATTGGAGGTTTTAGAACGGATTGCGGAGAAGATTGATCGAATTCAAGTTAATGGGAGTTTGGATAGTATTTTGACAGATTTGATTAGAATGAATCCACAGTCATAA
- a CDS encoding SDR family NAD(P)-dependent oxidoreductase, which yields MKNEKWNKENILSQKGRVVIVTGSSSGIGYETARVLANKQASVMIAVRNLDKGNKALAKIIQQNKDADVKVMELDLANLASVKNFAENFKKNYSRLDLLINNAGVMIPPYTKTTDGFELQFGTNHLGHFALTGQLLELLISTENSRIVNVSSGAHNIGNIDFDDLNWEKRSYAKWKAYGDSKLANLYFIYELDRKLKDNGIKTFATASHPGWTATELQRTAGRVVGYLNGILAQDITMGALPTLRAATEEGLKGKEYFGPSGFLEVRGYPVKVESNELSKDQAIAQKLWEVSEKLTGVKFEFNKQV from the coding sequence ATGAAAAATGAAAAATGGAACAAGGAAAATATTCTGAGTCAAAAAGGAAGAGTAGTAATTGTCACAGGTTCTAGTAGCGGTATTGGTTATGAAACGGCACGGGTTTTAGCCAATAAACAAGCATCTGTGATGATTGCGGTTCGCAATTTGGACAAAGGAAACAAGGCGTTGGCGAAAATTATTCAACAGAATAAAGATGCTGATGTCAAGGTGATGGAACTTGATTTAGCTAATTTAGCATCTGTTAAAAATTTCGCTGAAAACTTTAAGAAAAATTATTCGCGTTTGGATTTACTGATTAATAATGCGGGTGTAATGATTCCGCCTTATACAAAAACAACAGATGGTTTTGAATTGCAATTTGGTACTAATCATCTCGGACATTTTGCTTTGACAGGACAGCTTTTAGAACTTTTAATCAGCACCGAAAATTCACGAATTGTCAATGTTTCCAGCGGCGCACATAACATAGGCAATATAGATTTTGATGATTTGAATTGGGAAAAGAGAAGTTATGCTAAATGGAAAGCCTACGGCGACAGCAAACTTGCTAATCTTTATTTTATCTACGAACTTGACCGGAAACTAAAAGATAACGGTATCAAAACCTTTGCAACCGCCTCGCATCCCGGCTGGACGGCTACCGAATTGCAGAGAACTGCGGGCAGGGTTGTGGGATATCTTAACGGCATCCTTGCTCAAGATATCACGATGGGTGCATTACCGACTCTGCGGGCGGCAACTGAAGAAGGTTTAAAAGGTAAAGAATATTTTGGTCCTAGTGGCTTTCTGGAAGTGCGTGGCTATCCAGTCAAGGTGGAATCAAACGAGTTATCCAAAGATCAAGCGATCGCTCAAAAACTATGGGAAGTATCGGAAAAACTCACCGGCGTGAAATTTGAATTTAATAAACAGGTATAA
- a CDS encoding NB-ARC domain-containing protein, with protein sequence MDIKEVLQFADELVCVQTGKHLDDIQDTVIKGVWQGHTYEEIAAQCNRSESHVRDVGYKLWQILSEQLNEDINKRNFRSVLSRLQITRSPIIIQNNKHQNNTHNFNCYSYNSNKNTKNNDNEETSSHYLTLSPKITHFYGRETELQTLSHWLINQNNRLISVLGLPGIGKTTLVKHFIDLNLQQFDVVIWKSIKLSHSLDNILTEILTFTKSNNTENNKLTQLLNLLNQKRCLIILDDIQEIFIPGQLAGKYKPEYKDYKTFFAKITEIEHQSSLILISQEQCQEMICIDEELYPVKCLELQGLDNTDILKTQKLKDEENWLNLIKLYEGNPAYLQRIAILIRNIFQCRVSEFLSDGLLLTEDMKYQLNELFNRLSTVEQQITLELSKYNQPVSREHLRESLSLSSMDLINGLQSLNRRYLVTPIEGEKTLFNLSPVFREYVKIDS encoded by the coding sequence ATGGATATTAAAGAAGTTTTACAATTTGCTGATGAGTTAGTTTGTGTCCAGACGGGAAAACACTTAGATGATATTCAGGACACTGTAATTAAAGGTGTTTGGCAAGGACATACTTATGAGGAAATAGCAGCGCAATGTAATCGCAGTGAAAGTCATGTGAGAGATGTAGGTTATAAACTTTGGCAAATTTTATCTGAACAGTTAAATGAAGATATTAATAAACGTAATTTTCGTTCTGTTTTATCAAGATTGCAAATTACACGATCACCCATAATTATACAAAATAATAAGCATCAAAATAACACTCATAATTTTAATTGCTACTCGTATAATTCAAATAAGAATACAAAAAATAATGATAACGAAGAAACATCCTCCCACTATTTAACCCTATCCCCAAAAATCACCCACTTTTACGGAAGAGAAACCGAACTACAAACCCTATCCCATTGGTTAATCAATCAAAATAACCGTCTCATTTCAGTTTTAGGATTACCTGGAATTGGTAAAACAACCCTTGTTAAACATTTCATTGATCTAAATTTACAACAATTTGATGTAGTAATCTGGAAAAGTATTAAACTCTCTCATTCTTTAGATAACATCCTCACAGAAATATTAACATTTACCAAATCTAATAATACTGAGAATAATAAATTAACCCAACTTTTAAATCTCCTCAATCAAAAAAGATGTTTAATTATCCTTGATGATATCCAAGAAATATTTATTCCTGGACAACTTGCAGGAAAATATAAACCTGAATATAAAGACTACAAAACATTTTTCGCAAAAATAACAGAAATTGAACATCAAAGTAGTTTAATTTTAATCAGTCAAGAACAATGCCAAGAAATGATTTGCATTGATGAAGAATTATATCCTGTTAAATGTTTAGAATTACAAGGTTTAGATAATACCGATATTTTAAAAACTCAGAAATTAAAAGATGAGGAAAATTGGTTAAATCTAATAAAATTATATGAAGGTAATCCAGCTTATTTACAAAGAATTGCTATTTTAATTAGGAATATATTTCAATGTCGGGTATCTGAATTTTTAAGTGACGGTTTACTATTAACAGAAGATATGAAATATCAATTAAATGAATTATTTAACAGATTATCAACAGTAGAGCAACAGATTACTTTAGAATTGAGTAAATATAACCAACCCGTGTCAAGAGAACATTTAAGAGAAAGTTTATCTTTATCTTCTATGGATTTGATTAACGGCTTACAGTCTTTAAATAGACGCTATTTAGTTACACCAATAGAAGGTGAAAAAACATTGTTTAATTTATCTCCAGTTTTTAGGGAATATGTTAAAATAGATTCTTGA
- the nifK gene encoding nitrogenase molybdenum-iron protein subunit beta, with the protein MPQNPENIKDHVELFHQPEYQQLFENKRQFENGHTPEEVTRVAEWTKSWEYREKNFERTALTVNPAKGCQPLGAMFAAVGFEGTLPFVQGSQGCVAYFRTHLTRHYKEPFSGVSSSMTEDAAVFGGLQNMIDGLANSYSLYKPKMIAVCTTCMAEVIGDDLQSFIGNAKEAGSVPQDFPVPFAHTPSFVGSHITGYDNMMKGILSTLTEGKKKTKSNGKINFIPGFDTYVENNREIKRMANLMGIDYTVLSDNSDYVDSPNTGEFDMYPGGTKLEDAADAINGKATVALQAYSTTKTREYIAKEWKQDVCVSRPWGIKGTDEFLMKLSELTGKAIPEELEIERGRAVDAMTDSHSWLHGKRFAIYGDPDLVYSVVGFMLEMGAEPVHILVHNTNEVFEKELQALLDSSVFGKTAKIWGGKDLWHMRSLLFTEPVDLLIGNSYGKYLWRDCKVPLVRIGYPIMDRHHYHRYATVGYKGIINLLNWIVNTIFEDIDQHTNIPSKTDISYDLIR; encoded by the coding sequence ATGCCTCAGAATCCAGAAAATATTAAGGATCACGTTGAGTTATTCCACCAGCCAGAATACCAACAACTGTTTGAAAACAAGAGACAGTTTGAAAACGGTCACACTCCCGAAGAAGTAACACGGGTTGCAGAATGGACAAAAAGCTGGGAATATCGTGAAAAGAACTTTGAACGTACAGCTTTAACCGTTAACCCAGCTAAGGGTTGTCAACCTTTAGGTGCAATGTTTGCGGCTGTAGGTTTTGAAGGTACACTTCCCTTCGTTCAAGGTTCTCAAGGTTGCGTCGCTTACTTCCGTACCCACTTAACCCGTCACTACAAAGAACCATTCTCCGGGGTTTCTTCTTCCATGACAGAAGACGCTGCTGTGTTCGGTGGTCTGCAAAACATGATTGATGGCTTGGCTAACTCCTACAGCCTTTACAAGCCAAAAATGATTGCTGTCTGCACCACCTGTATGGCAGAAGTTATCGGTGATGACTTACAGTCATTTATTGGTAATGCAAAAGAAGCTGGTTCAGTTCCTCAAGATTTCCCAGTTCCTTTTGCTCACACACCTAGCTTTGTTGGTTCCCACATCACTGGTTATGACAACATGATGAAGGGAATTCTTTCTACCTTGACCGAAGGTAAGAAGAAGACCAAGAGCAATGGTAAAATCAACTTCATTCCTGGTTTTGATACCTACGTAGAAAACAACCGCGAAATCAAGCGGATGGCTAACTTGATGGGTATTGACTACACTGTTTTATCTGATAACAGTGACTATGTTGATTCACCTAACACTGGTGAATTTGATATGTACCCAGGTGGTACTAAGCTGGAAGATGCAGCAGATGCTATCAATGGTAAGGCTACTGTTGCTCTGCAAGCTTACTCCACCACCAAGACCCGTGAGTACATTGCTAAGGAATGGAAGCAAGATGTTTGTGTTTCCCGTCCTTGGGGTATCAAGGGAACTGATGAGTTCTTGATGAAACTCAGCGAATTGACCGGTAAGGCTATTCCTGAAGAGTTGGAAATTGAACGTGGTCGTGCGGTTGACGCAATGACTGATTCCCACTCATGGTTACATGGTAAGCGTTTCGCTATCTACGGTGATCCTGACTTAGTTTACAGCGTAGTTGGTTTCATGTTGGAAATGGGTGCTGAACCTGTACATATCTTGGTTCACAATACCAACGAAGTATTCGAGAAAGAATTGCAAGCATTGTTAGATTCTAGCGTGTTTGGTAAGACCGCTAAAATCTGGGGTGGTAAGGACTTGTGGCACATGAGATCACTCTTGTTCACAGAACCCGTAGACTTGTTAATTGGTAATTCCTACGGTAAGTACCTGTGGCGTGATTGTAAGGTTCCTTTGGTAAGAATTGGCTATCCTATCATGGATCGTCACCACTACCACCGTTACGCTACTGTTGGTTATAAAGGTATTATCAACCTCCTCAACTGGATTGTTAACACAATCTTTGAAGATATCGACCAACACACCAATATTCCTTCTAAGACCGATATTTCCTACGACTTAATTCGTTAA
- a CDS encoding DUF5615 family PIN-like protein: protein MSSIRLFIDEDSMDQRFIKALRARGVDVITVAEVETISSSDKEQLILATELQRVFYTFNVGDFCQLHSIYIEEKRSHAGIIISSQDYSIGEQMRRVLNLMANKSAENMVNQLMFLSAYADNI, encoded by the coding sequence ATGAGTTCAATTAGATTATTCATTGATGAAGATTCAATGGATCAAAGATTTATTAAGGCCTTGAGAGCTAGGGGTGTAGATGTTATTACTGTTGCTGAGGTTGAAACTATCAGTTCTAGTGATAAGGAACAACTGATTTTAGCGACTGAACTGCAAAGAGTTTTTTACACATTTAATGTTGGTGACTTTTGCCAGTTACATAGTATCTACATAGAGGAAAAACGAAGTCATGCGGGAATTATAATTTCATCTCAAGATTACTCTATTGGTGAACAAATGCGAAGAGTCCTCAATTTGATGGCAAATAAGTCAGCAGAAAATATGGTAAATCAGTTGATGTTTTTGAGTGCTTATGCTGATAATATATAA
- a CDS encoding DUF433 domain-containing protein produces MQATDIGTLIIKSSDTLGGRPRIAGTRISVQRITAWYKMGLNAEEIAERMGNVTLVQVYAALTYYHANREEIEGYIAAEKADYERLATEMGQAI; encoded by the coding sequence ATGCAAGCTACTGATATTGGGACACTAATTATTAAATCATCAGACACTTTAGGGGGTCGTCCTCGCATTGCTGGTACTAGGATTTCTGTGCAACGAATTACAGCTTGGTACAAAATGGGATTAAATGCGGAAGAAATCGCTGAACGCATGGGGAATGTAACTCTTGTTCAAGTTTATGCTGCATTAACTTATTATCATGCTAATCGAGAAGAAATTGAGGGTTATATTGCTGCTGAAAAAGCTGATTATGAACGGTTAGCAACAGAAATGGGGCAAGCAATATGA
- a CDS encoding peptidylprolyl isomerase: MTNPTATLETSLGTITLELFTDVMPITAGNFIKLAKSGFYDGLHFHRVIKNFMVQFGCPHSKDPSSPRAGTGNGPDGCIQDEHPADGKISNEPGTLSMANTGAPNSGSCQFFINTVHNSYLDWFTPGPSKHPVFGRVTEGMDVLKAIETTPTGQGDRPKTPVKMIKVTIHE, from the coding sequence ATGACAAATCCCACCGCAACCCTTGAAACGTCCCTTGGTACTATTACTCTTGAGCTATTCACCGATGTTATGCCCATAACGGCGGGAAATTTCATCAAATTGGCTAAAAGCGGCTTTTATGATGGACTGCATTTCCACCGTGTGATTAAAAACTTTATGGTGCAGTTTGGTTGTCCTCACAGTAAAGATCCTAGCTCCCCTCGTGCAGGGACAGGTAATGGTCCTGATGGGTGCATTCAAGATGAGCATCCCGCAGATGGGAAAATTTCCAACGAACCAGGAACTTTATCTATGGCTAATACGGGGGCCCCTAATAGTGGGAGTTGCCAGTTTTTCATCAACACTGTTCACAACTCCTATTTAGATTGGTTTACACCCGGTCCATCCAAGCATCCTGTTTTTGGTCGAGTTACTGAAGGGATGGATGTATTGAAAGCTATCGAAACGACTCCAACGGGACAAGGCGATCGCCCCAAAACTCCAGTTAAAATGATCAAAGTGACTATCCACGAATAA
- a CDS encoding site-specific integrase: MYNQGKDKYQEAFADLDPISSTDGSFLGSSLQAQQQREHMKTKILLELEQVNLRLKSAKARVTIRESNGCLQLRATLPIKPGDEDTRGTGRKQYNITLNIPANFDGLKTAEEEAYELGKLIARKSFVWNDKYLGNEGIKKELITIGELLEKFEEEYFKTHKRTTKSEHTFFYYFSRIKRYTNAGDLAIGEVLINAIDKIDKEWAKYNAVRAISVFCQVFKIEINLTNYSKVPESNSRNIPTDKEIVTGFYKFDEYLNNRGKQVNQDVKDSWQLWRWTYGMLAVFGLRPRELFVNPHIDWWLSAENTDLTWKVDKDCKTGEREALPLYKEWIEEFDLRNPKYLEMLAIAISKKDKSNHAEITALIQRVSWWFRKIGLDFKPYDLRHGWAIRAHILGVPIKAAADNLGHSVQIHTKTYQRWFSLDMRKLAINQALSKRNEVELIKDENTGLKMENERLKIEVEKLRMEMVYKRS; encoded by the coding sequence ATGTATAACCAGGGTAAAGACAAATATCAGGAAGCTTTTGCAGATTTAGATCCTATTTCATCTACCGATGGCAGTTTTCTTGGTTCAAGTCTGCAAGCACAACAACAAAGAGAACACATGAAAACAAAGATACTATTAGAATTAGAGCAGGTAAATCTGCGTTTGAAGTCTGCAAAGGCTAGGGTAACAATTCGGGAATCAAATGGATGTCTGCAATTACGGGCAACGTTACCTATTAAACCGGGAGATGAGGATACCAGAGGAACGGGAAGAAAACAATATAATATTACTTTGAATATTCCTGCAAACTTTGATGGACTAAAAACTGCTGAGGAAGAAGCTTATGAGTTGGGTAAGTTAATTGCTAGAAAAAGTTTTGTTTGGAATGATAAATATCTAGGAAATGAAGGAATTAAAAAGGAGTTAATAACTATTGGTGAGTTATTAGAAAAATTTGAGGAAGAATATTTTAAAACCCATAAACGCACGACTAAAAGTGAACATACTTTTTTCTATTATTTTTCTCGCATTAAGCGTTATACAAATGCTGGTGATTTGGCAATTGGGGAAGTTTTGATTAATGCAATTGATAAAATAGATAAGGAATGGGCTAAATATAATGCTGTGAGAGCTATTTCTGTTTTTTGTCAAGTTTTTAAAATTGAGATTAATTTAACTAATTATTCTAAAGTTCCTGAAAGTAATTCTCGCAATATTCCTACAGATAAGGAAATAGTTACAGGATTTTACAAGTTTGATGAATATCTGAATAATCGAGGTAAACAAGTTAATCAAGATGTCAAAGATAGTTGGCAACTTTGGCGTTGGACTTATGGAATGTTGGCGGTTTTTGGTTTACGTCCCCGTGAGCTTTTTGTTAATCCTCATATTGATTGGTGGTTAAGTGCTGAAAATACAGATTTAACTTGGAAGGTTGATAAAGATTGTAAAACTGGTGAAAGGGAAGCCTTACCTTTATATAAGGAATGGATTGAGGAGTTTGATTTAAGAAATCCTAAATATTTGGAAATGTTGGCAATAGCAATTAGTAAAAAAGACAAAAGTAATCATGCGGAAATCACCGCTTTAATTCAAAGGGTGAGTTGGTGGTTTAGAAAAATTGGTTTAGATTTTAAACCCTATGATTTACGTCATGGTTGGGCAATTCGAGCGCATATTTTGGGAGTTCCTATCAAAGCTGCGGCGGATAATTTGGGTCATAGTGTGCAGATTCATACGAAAACTTATCAACGTTGGTTTTCTTTGGATATGCGGAAGTTGGCAATTAATCAGGCTTTGAGTAAACGGAATGAGGTGGAGTTGATTAAAGATGAAAATACTGGGTTGAAAATGGAGAATGAAAGATTGAAAATTGAGGTAGAGAAGTTGAGGATGGAAATGGTTTATAAACGCAGTTAA
- a CDS encoding tetratricopeptide repeat protein, translating to MNIEQGIVDEFWKIVLADNGDHTLKFLDELLASNQNDASVCLKRGVLLAEISNYSEAIKSFTKAIELGLGNDLWMAFLGRTLIYYNLKDFRKSLDDCEEAIKLNPNEAILWKTKGVLLVHLDNNLDALEAFQKSLSINPYDRKAIDLRNSLAEALQNSIINKMTTYEEAFFNSFNDIIEELKERWKYSDLTSEMRKSDEFLTRIFEGYDVFIKLAESGFEVLFKINQMTDSYSASYYHIKAIKSGLDAVYPVSNQEKMEESRQFFREAEKFAEKNQDQPKLVYITHHQEKLEERNNYELRKIKNKKEEEKKSKRNLVLGIAAFGLVLILGGQYLIALISFGAAWWVWKS from the coding sequence ATGAATATTGAACAAGGAATAGTGGATGAGTTCTGGAAAATAGTTCTTGCTGATAATGGAGATCATACTTTAAAATTTTTGGATGAGCTTTTAGCATCAAACCAAAACGATGCGAGTGTTTGCCTAAAGCGTGGTGTACTTTTAGCAGAGATTAGCAATTATTCAGAGGCTATTAAAAGTTTCACCAAAGCGATTGAACTTGGTTTGGGTAATGATCTTTGGATGGCTTTTTTAGGACGTACACTTATTTATTATAATCTGAAGGATTTTCGCAAATCTCTTGATGATTGTGAAGAGGCAATCAAACTTAATCCTAACGAAGCTATTCTCTGGAAAACCAAGGGTGTATTACTTGTTCACTTGGATAATAACCTAGATGCACTAGAAGCTTTTCAAAAGAGTTTGTCAATTAATCCTTATGATAGAAAAGCAATTGATCTTAGAAATTCCCTAGCAGAAGCTTTACAGAATAGCATTATCAACAAGATGACAACCTATGAGGAAGCCTTTTTTAATAGTTTTAATGATATAATAGAGGAATTAAAAGAGAGATGGAAATATTCAGATCTGACTTCTGAAATGAGAAAAAGTGATGAGTTTCTAACAAGAATCTTTGAGGGTTATGATGTTTTTATTAAACTTGCTGAAAGTGGCTTTGAAGTCCTTTTTAAAATCAATCAAATGACAGATAGCTATTCTGCTTCATATTATCACATCAAAGCTATTAAATCAGGACTAGATGCCGTTTACCCAGTATCTAATCAGGAAAAAATGGAGGAATCGCGTCAATTTTTTAGAGAAGCTGAGAAGTTTGCAGAAAAAAATCAAGACCAACCAAAATTAGTTTATATTACCCATCATCAAGAGAAGTTGGAAGAGAGAAATAATTATGAACTACGCAAGATTAAAAATAAAAAAGAGGAGGAGAAAAAATCAAAACGCAACCTAGTTTTAGGAATAGCTGCTTTTGGTCTTGTTCTCATATTAGGTGGGCAATATTTAATAGCATTAATTTCTTTTGGGGCAGCATGGTGGGTTTGGAAATCATAA